GCGGAATGCGCGGCCCGTCTGGCCGATGCAGACCGCGTGTTTGCCCAGTGGCTCGCGCCGTTGGGGCGCTCGGCGGCGCAGGTGGCGGGCATCGAGCCGGCGCGGATTGCGGTAGCGCTCAATCACATGCATCACGAGTCGCGCCGGCTGACGATGTGCGACGACGCCTTGCTCGACAACGTGGTTACGCTGGCGCGCGAGGTGATCGAGCGCCGCGTGCCGGGCGACTTTATCGAAGCGGGCGCATGGCGCGGCGGCGTGACGATCCTCATGCGCGCCGCCTTGACGGCTTTCGGCGACCTGCATCGCACGGTATGGGTGGCCGATTCGTTTGCCGGCCTGCCCGCGCCGGATCCGGCCAGCGATTTGCGCGATGCGATCTGGCATCACGTGATGCGCGCGGTCGGGTTGCTGCAGAGCGATCTCGATGGGGTACGCAGCGCATTTGCCCGCGCGGGCCTGCTCGACCGGCGCGTGCGTTTCCTGCCCGGCTGGTTCGCGGATACCTTGCCGGCCGCGCCGATCGAACGGCTCGCGCTGATGCGGCTCGACGGCGACTGGTACGACTCGACGCGCGATGCGCTGGAGGCGCTGTATCCGCGCTTGTCGCCGGGCGGCTTTGTGATTGTCGACGACTATGGCTTGCCCACCGGATGCGCGCGAGCCGTCGACGAATACCGCGAGCAACACGGCATCGACGCGCCGCTGGAGTGGGCCAATCAGCAGGCCGTGTATTGGCGTAAGCCGTTGTGAACGCGCCATCGCTGTCCCAGCTTGCCGCGCGGCTCGCCGAGCATTACGTGGCGCCGCCGCGAGCCGCGGTGCTCGACCTGATCGTCAGCGACGATGCTCAGGCCAGCCGCCGCTTTGTGCTTGGGCCGTCTATAGACATGAGCGCGTTGCCGGAGGACGGCGGCAAAAGCGCAGCGGCGGCGCGCATCACAGTCAGCGCCGCCATGCTTGCCGCGATCCTCTCGGATCCAACGGATTTCGACATCCGCAGTGCCGCGTCGCTCGCGCTGGGCGGTGTGCGGATCGAAGGCGCGCCGCAACTCGCGGCGTACTGGCTGCAATTGCTCAAGCGTCCGTCGCAGGAGGGGCGCGCCGCGCTGGCGCGTGCCCGTGAACGTGCGCCGCAGTGGCTCGACGCGGTGCCGGTGTTGGACGCGCGGCATGGTCACGATCGCTCGCTCGCTCGACTCATCGCCAGTGTCCTCGACAGCAGCATCCCGCTGCATTTGCGCCGCGTGCTGCGCTGGCCCGAGACCGCCTGGACGCTCGCCGATTGGCGTCAGCGTGAAGCGTCGACGGTGTTGCGCACGAATCCGGCGAACGGACGCCCGCAATGCATCGGCGAGTTTATCGACGCGCTCGACTCGCCCGCATCCCACGCCGTTACCGATTCGCCCTATACCGAAGGCTGCTTGCTGCCCGCCGGCTGGGAGGCGCGCTTTACGATGCCGGTGTTGCCCGCGTCCATGTTCGGTGCGGCGCAACTCTGGTTCGGCCGCCGTCGCGATCACGCGCTGGTCACGCGCCTGCATTGCGATCTGGCGAACTCGTTCCTCGCCCAGGTGCATGGCCGCAAGCGCGTCCGTCTATACAGCCCGTCGCAGGATGAAGCCGTCTATGCGCTCGATGCGTTCAATACGTACCGTCCGTGCCGCGTCGATGCAGCCGCGCCGGATCTCGCGCGTTTTCCGCTGTTTGCCAGGGCGCGTGGCGTCGATGTGACTCTTGAACCCGGCGATCTGCTGGTGATCCCCACCGGCTGGTTCCACTGTGTCTGGGCGCTCGATCACGTGCTGTCGATCAGCCGCTTCGTCAGCGACGCGCACGCGGCCGCGCTCGCTTCGCATGCGCACAACGCTGGCTTTCATCAGGCGAATCCGGGTAAGCTCGCGGATGTCTCGATCGTCCACCCGAACGACGTGAAAGGGTTGACCCAGTTCGGAGCGGCGATACAACAGGGCGGCCCACCGTCCGGCGGAGACGGCGTGCTGGAATGACACGCGCGGGGTCTGGTCCAGTCCATCTCATGCAAAGGATTGAATGAACGAGTCACGCACCCGCGGCGCTTATCCGCGCCCATTTCTGTTCCGCCCGGCGGCCGCGCTTGCCGTCCTGAGCTCGTTGACGTGCGCGACGCTCCCTGCGATAGCGCATGCCCAGGCGCCGGCTTCCGTGGCCAGCATCTGCGCCTCGCGCGCGAACAATGCGAAGCTGATTGCGCAGGACCGCGACGCCGGTGTCAGCGAAGCGCAGGAACGGCGCAAGACACAGGCCGTGGTCGAGGCGCTGCCGCCTGGGCGACAGGCTTATGCGCTGGCGGAGACGTCGTCGTTTATCGACGGCCTGTATGGCCGCTATGCGAAGCTTCCGCCGCAGGAGGTGTATACGAAGTATCTGGCTTACTGCGAAGGACAATCTTCGAATGGCGGGGCGGCTAAAACGCCGTGAGGCGGTGGCTTGATCTGGAGTCGGGACGAAGCAGCCATGCATGCCGTGTGCGTGCGATCCAACCTTCGCGCCCACACGGCCCGCCACGTCACATTCAGTTAGCCGCCAGCATCGAGATACCGGCGTCACCGTACAGCGTCTGCACGTTGTCGCCGGAAATATGTTTGGCCAGCGCCGACAGATCGGTTCCTTCGGGTTTGCCGATCAGCGCATAGCTGAGCTCGGCGTGCCGCCAGGTCACGACATTCATGCTGTCGATGTGCTGCTCGGCCACCGCGGCGTCGGGCTTGGCGTCCTTCATCACACATAGCGCGATCGGGGCACCTTGCTCGGGCAGATAGACGATCTGTACCAGTGGCTTGTCGTTAAAGCGCAACCGTTGCACGCGCTTGAAGGTCAACCCCGCCGCACTCAGATCGGGAATCCGCACATCCAGGCCGTCCTGATGCTGGATGGCGTCGACCGTTTGCGACGTGACCTCGGCATTGACCGGCACCTGCGCGATGGTATCGCGCGAATAGAGCTGCTGATAACCGGCTGCCGCCGCGACCCAGCTCGACGCATGAGGGTCGGCCGCCGCCAGCGTCGCTGTGGGCGTGGCGTTCGAACCCGCGCCCTGGCCCGGCAGGAACCGCATGCCGACGCCGTAGCAGAACACGCCCGCCACGAACGCCACCGCGAGCCACTGCGGGGCAATCCGCAGACGTGAGCGCACGGGAGCGGAGGGTGGGGCAAAGGCGCCGTGCGCGATGCTGGCGTCGTTGGCGCCTGGCGTGGCCGTGCGCTGCACATGGGCGCGCGCCATCGCCGCGACGGCCTCGGTCAGGCTGTCCGGCACCGGCGGCAATTTTTGTTGCGCGAAGGCTTCCGCGTAGGGCAAGCGCGCAGTCTGCAACTGCGCGACGAATTCTGCGGCATCGGGCGACACGGCGATCTCCTTTTCGACCTCGAGGCATTCCTCGGCGGATAGTTCGCCGTCCACGTATGCCATGAGCAGGATAGAGTCCATCTTCATGAGACCGGGTCCTTACTAGCAACTGCTACTTTCGTTCTCTGCGTGTCGCGCACCCCGAACAGCGCGCCGATGGTCTGGCGTGCGCGCGACAGGCGGCTCATCACGGTGCCGATCGGCACCTCGAGCACTTCGGCGGCTTCGATATAGCTGAGTCCTTCGACGGCCACCAGCAGCATCACCAGACGCTGCGCTTCCGGCAGCCGGCCGACCGCGCTGACAATCTGGTTATTGATCGCATTCTCTTCCGGCGTGCGCATGGCCGGATCGGCGACGGTTTCGAGCATGTCGTCGTCCCACTCCGTGCTCGAACGGTTGCGCCGGCTGCGGGCGCGCAACTCGTTGATCCAGGTGGAATGCACGATGGCAAACATCCAGCTCAATGCCGAGGTGTCGGGCTGCAGTTGATGCGCGCGTTCGAGCGCGCGCACGCAGGCCCGCTGCACCAGGTCTTCGGCATCGTGCCGGTCGCCCGAAATGCGCAAGGCGAACGCCCACAATCGCGGCAGCATGGCCGGGAGCAGGCTGGGTAAATCCGAACCGGTCATCGACATGGTTCCTTGCTGGGTGTCCGGTGTCTTTGGGGCGCCGCACGCAGCGCGGCTGGCGCTCTGGCGTGCGGTCCGCCGGATGGTGGCCGGCGTGGTGGCCCGGGTTAGCCTGGGCGGAGACCGGCAGATTCAGGCCGGCCCGCTTGCCTCGCCGCGGGCTAAATGGAATGCTCGCGCCAGGGCAATCTGCAGATTTTAGCGGCAAACCGCGGCTTGCGCTCCAACCCGCCGGAACCCGGGCACTTGCGGATTTCCCGTCGCCGGTCGAAGCGGTTAAAGTCCCGATGACGACTTCGCTATTCACGACGGGGGGACGGGTGACGCATCGAGTGCTTTCCTTGCGTCGGCGCTGGCGCAAAACCCGGCGCAAGTACGGCGCGGCGATTACGCAAATGGTCGGCAGCCATCCGATCCTCGCCGGCATGGCGGGGACCGCGGTGGCGGTGGCCATGGCAAGCCTGACCTTTGTGACGCTCTACGATGGCCGGGCCGACGCGCTCAGGCACGCGCACGAGACCTCGGAGAACCTGGTGTCGCTGATCTCCAGCGACCTGGCGCGCAACGTCGAGATCTACGACCTGTCGCTGCAGTCGATGGTCGACAGCGCGCAAAATCCGGCCACCTGGCGCCTGCCGGGCGACCTGCGCCAATCGGTCCTGTTCGACCGGGCGACCACCGCCGCCTTTCTGGGCGGCGCCTATGTGCTTGACGTCCACGGCCAGGTGCTGGCGTCCCAGAACGGCGAACTCAATCCCGCCGTGCGGCTCGACGACCGCGACTATTTCGTCGTGCAACAGCGCAATCCTTCCGTCGGCCTGTTCGTGTCGCATCCGTTTCGCTCGCGGCTGCGCGAGGGCAACGTCTCGATCGGTCTGACCCGGCGCATCAATACGCCGGCCGGCGACTTCGCAGGCGTCGCGC
Above is a genomic segment from Paraburkholderia phenazinium containing:
- a CDS encoding TylF/MycF/NovP-related O-methyltransferase, with amino-acid sequence MEPNLTDSASLIDPERRDIAPLGRTDLSSTWLALIRKYIRGEPDDGAFTGAHTPNVTPVTAAECAARLADADRVFAQWLAPLGRSAAQVAGIEPARIAVALNHMHHESRRLTMCDDALLDNVVTLAREVIERRVPGDFIEAGAWRGGVTILMRAALTAFGDLHRTVWVADSFAGLPAPDPASDLRDAIWHHVMRAVGLLQSDLDGVRSAFARAGLLDRRVRFLPGWFADTLPAAPIERLALMRLDGDWYDSTRDALEALYPRLSPGGFVIVDDYGLPTGCARAVDEYREQHGIDAPLEWANQQAVYWRKPL
- a CDS encoding cupin-like domain-containing protein; translated protein: MNAPSLSQLAARLAEHYVAPPRAAVLDLIVSDDAQASRRFVLGPSIDMSALPEDGGKSAAAARITVSAAMLAAILSDPTDFDIRSAASLALGGVRIEGAPQLAAYWLQLLKRPSQEGRAALARARERAPQWLDAVPVLDARHGHDRSLARLIASVLDSSIPLHLRRVLRWPETAWTLADWRQREASTVLRTNPANGRPQCIGEFIDALDSPASHAVTDSPYTEGCLLPAGWEARFTMPVLPASMFGAAQLWFGRRRDHALVTRLHCDLANSFLAQVHGRKRVRLYSPSQDEAVYALDAFNTYRPCRVDAAAPDLARFPLFARARGVDVTLEPGDLLVIPTGWFHCVWALDHVLSISRFVSDAHAAALASHAHNAGFHQANPGKLADVSIVHPNDVKGLTQFGAAIQQGGPPSGGDGVLE
- a CDS encoding RNA polymerase sigma factor → MTGSDLPSLLPAMLPRLWAFALRISGDRHDAEDLVQRACVRALERAHQLQPDTSALSWMFAIVHSTWINELRARSRRNRSSTEWDDDMLETVADPAMRTPEENAINNQIVSAVGRLPEAQRLVMLLVAVEGLSYIEAAEVLEVPIGTVMSRLSRARQTIGALFGVRDTQRTKVAVASKDPVS
- a CDS encoding anti-sigma factor family protein, whose translation is MKMDSILLMAYVDGELSAEECLEVEKEIAVSPDAAEFVAQLQTARLPYAEAFAQQKLPPVPDSLTEAVAAMARAHVQRTATPGANDASIAHGAFAPPSAPVRSRLRIAPQWLAVAFVAGVFCYGVGMRFLPGQGAGSNATPTATLAAADPHASSWVAAAAGYQQLYSRDTIAQVPVNAEVTSQTVDAIQHQDGLDVRIPDLSAAGLTFKRVQRLRFNDKPLVQIVYLPEQGAPIALCVMKDAKPDAAVAEQHIDSMNVVTWRHAELSYALIGKPEGTDLSALAKHISGDNVQTLYGDAGISMLAAN